A single Micromonospora luteifusca DNA region contains:
- a CDS encoding DivIVA domain-containing protein: MSATPISRYDGIQVSGGVQVRMTSDRVRRWEFGAASFARRGYDNADVDRFRVQVADELDLLATQIATLRAENERLTDRVELHRHGVIPSTGAAAKVPAAREVNLLSAAQREAEQIIAQAHDYARRVAEYARVQYESYMHAAEAEAKREAERAVTEYRSAAGSSFDDTVATREALRIFGEMMVSHMQAAARHLDDGSEQLARTMDRIAAETPGAPFVGGVVGQSELPRHQHR; this comes from the coding sequence GTGAGCGCGACCCCGATCAGCCGGTACGACGGGATACAGGTATCCGGCGGTGTGCAGGTGCGGATGACCTCCGACCGGGTCCGGAGGTGGGAGTTCGGTGCCGCGTCGTTCGCGCGGCGTGGCTATGACAACGCCGACGTGGACCGCTTCCGGGTGCAGGTCGCCGACGAGTTGGATCTCCTGGCGACGCAGATCGCGACGTTGCGGGCGGAGAATGAGCGGCTGACCGACCGGGTGGAGTTGCACCGGCACGGGGTCATCCCGAGCACGGGGGCGGCGGCGAAGGTCCCGGCGGCGCGGGAGGTGAATCTGCTGTCCGCGGCGCAGCGGGAGGCGGAGCAGATCATCGCGCAGGCGCATGACTACGCGCGGCGGGTCGCCGAGTACGCCCGGGTGCAGTACGAGAGTTACATGCACGCGGCGGAGGCGGAGGCGAAGCGGGAGGCGGAGCGGGCGGTGACGGAGTACCGCAGCGCGGCGGGGTCGAGCTTCGACGACACGGTGGCGACGCGCGAGGCGTTGCGGATTTTCGGCGAGATGATGGTGTCGCACATGCAGGCGGCGGCGCGGCATCTCGACGACGGCAGTGAGCAGTTGGCCCGCACGATGGACCGGATCGCGGCGGAGACGCCGGGCGCGCCGTTCGTCGGCGGTGTGGTGGGGCAGTCGGAGTTGCCGCGCCACCAGCATCGGTGA
- a CDS encoding globin domain-containing protein, translating to MDAARLKQSWSLVAGHGDQVPLYFYSTLFLAHPETRQMFPTNMAGQRDRLVTALGHIVSNVDQLDQLVGFLQDLGADHRKFAVRAEHYPAVGEALLATLQHFLGEQWTDELAQEWTAAYGLIAQVMTEAAQAAEAVNPPWWVSEIVAHERRAFDVAVLTVRPQYLLPFTPGQSIGVSHPSVRSWRYYSPANAPRADGTLELHVRAAPGGAVSSRLVYGSAVGDRIHLAAPVGDRLGLWSAGSSDLLLLVAGTGWAPMKALVEQVAAEGSRRRVDLYVGARSRSELYDSDAIDKMASSYPWLTVTYVVGADVNRPGEFVQAVDRALADGDWRSRHVFVCGSDQMVSHAVQTLGQAGFHAGQVHHEGLGDQWYGPAWRTAVQQAPVGDTSGGGHR from the coding sequence GTGGACGCGGCCCGACTCAAGCAGAGCTGGTCCCTGGTCGCCGGCCACGGCGACCAGGTGCCGCTCTATTTCTACTCGACGTTGTTCCTCGCTCATCCTGAGACGCGGCAGATGTTCCCGACGAACATGGCCGGGCAGCGGGACCGCCTCGTGACCGCGTTGGGGCACATCGTGTCCAACGTGGACCAGTTGGATCAGCTGGTGGGTTTCCTGCAGGACCTCGGCGCGGACCACCGCAAGTTCGCGGTACGCGCGGAGCACTACCCGGCGGTCGGTGAGGCGCTGCTGGCGACGCTGCAGCATTTCCTCGGGGAGCAGTGGACCGACGAGTTGGCTCAGGAGTGGACAGCCGCGTACGGGTTGATCGCGCAGGTGATGACGGAGGCGGCGCAGGCCGCCGAGGCGGTGAACCCGCCGTGGTGGGTTTCCGAGATCGTGGCGCACGAGCGGCGGGCGTTCGACGTGGCGGTGTTGACGGTGCGTCCGCAGTACCTGTTGCCGTTCACCCCGGGTCAGTCGATCGGGGTGTCGCACCCGTCGGTGCGTTCGTGGCGGTACTACTCGCCGGCGAACGCCCCCCGCGCGGACGGCACCCTGGAGTTGCATGTGCGGGCCGCGCCGGGCGGCGCGGTGTCGTCGCGGCTGGTGTATGGGTCGGCGGTGGGTGATCGGATCCACCTGGCCGCACCGGTCGGAGACCGACTGGGCTTGTGGTCGGCGGGTTCCAGTGATCTGTTGTTGCTGGTCGCGGGGACCGGCTGGGCGCCGATGAAGGCGTTGGTGGAGCAGGTCGCGGCGGAGGGTTCCCGCCGCCGGGTGGACCTGTACGTGGGGGCCCGTTCCCGCAGCGAGCTCTACGACAGCGACGCGATCGACAAGATGGCGTCGTCGTACCCGTGGTTGACGGTGACCTACGTGGTGGGTGCCGATGTGAACCGGCCGGGGGAGTTCGTGCAAGCGGTGGACCGGGCGTTGGCCGACGGCGACTGGCGTTCCCGGCACGTGTTCGTGTGCGGATCGGACCAGATGGTTTCGCACGCGGTCCAGACGTTGGGCCAGGCGGGTTTCCACGCGGGTCAGGTGCACCACGAAGGCCTGGGTGATCAGTGGTACGGCCCGGCCTGGCGTACGGCGGTGCAGCAGGCGCCCGTCGGTGACACTTCGGGAGGTGGGCACAGGTGA
- a CDS encoding group I truncated hemoglobin: MTVTEETAPASHYARIGGASSVKAAVELFYDKVLADPDLAGYFTSVDMAGQRRHLALMLTVVLGGPNEYTGRGLAEAHQPLNIPVEHYAKVGVHLTATLTELGVPADILADVQTVLGQVQDQVVASGNRSGV, encoded by the coding sequence GTGACGGTTACGGAAGAAACGGCTCCCGCTTCGCACTACGCGCGCATTGGCGGTGCCAGTTCGGTCAAGGCGGCTGTTGAGCTGTTCTACGACAAGGTGCTGGCGGACCCGGACTTGGCGGGTTACTTCACCAGTGTGGACATGGCTGGTCAGCGGCGGCACCTGGCGTTGATGTTGACCGTGGTGCTGGGTGGGCCGAACGAGTACACCGGCCGTGGGTTGGCCGAGGCGCACCAGCCGTTGAACATCCCGGTGGAGCACTACGCGAAGGTGGGCGTGCACCTGACGGCGACGCTGACCGAGCTGGGTGTGCCGGCGGACATCCTCGCTGACGTGCAGACCGTGCTGGGGCAGGTGCAGGACCAGGTGGTGGCCTCCGGAAACCGGTCGGGCGTCTGA
- a CDS encoding MerR family transcriptional regulator produces the protein MHEPQDSDPGRELNEPGASSPAVAAEGDGSVGYRGVTACHAVGISYRQLDYWARTTLVVPSVRDASGSGTQRLYSFRDLVVLKVVKRLLDAGVSLQNIRKAIEALRSRGVEDLAGITLISDGTTVYECRSPEEVVDLLQGGQGVFGIAIGGAFKEIQGSLSHLPAEPATSGPVEPAVAPESDPVGDELAARRARRRAG, from the coding sequence ATGCACGAGCCGCAGGATTCCGATCCGGGTAGAGAGTTGAACGAGCCGGGTGCCTCGTCGCCAGCTGTGGCGGCTGAGGGTGACGGTTCGGTCGGCTACCGGGGTGTGACGGCCTGCCATGCGGTGGGCATCAGTTACCGGCAGTTGGATTACTGGGCGCGGACGACGCTGGTGGTGCCGAGCGTGCGTGACGCCTCTGGTTCGGGGACGCAGCGGTTGTATTCGTTCCGGGACCTGGTGGTGTTGAAGGTCGTGAAGCGGTTGTTGGACGCGGGGGTGTCCCTGCAGAACATCCGTAAGGCGATTGAGGCGCTGCGGTCGCGTGGTGTGGAGGATCTGGCCGGGATCACGCTCATCTCTGATGGGACGACGGTCTATGAGTGCCGGTCCCCCGAGGAGGTGGTCGACCTGTTGCAGGGTGGCCAGGGTGTCTTCGGGATCGCGATCGGTGGGGCTTTCAAGGAGATCCAGGGGTCGTTGTCGCATCTGCCGGCGGAGCCGGCGACGAGCGGCCCGGTGGAGCCGGCGGTGGCGCCGGAGTCGGATCCGGTGGGCGATGAGTTGGCGGCGCGGCGGGCGCGGCGCCGGGCCGGCTGA
- a CDS encoding bifunctional nuclease family protein yields the protein MRELSVVGVRVELPSNQPIVLLREVEGDRYLPIWIGAVEATAIAYEQQGVKPARPLTHDLLRDVLAALKAPLQAVEITELKENVFYADLLIGDGVRVSARPSDSIALALRVGAPIRCAEQVLSEAGIVIPDEQEDEVEKFREFLDQVRPEDFAG from the coding sequence GTGCGCGAGCTGAGCGTGGTCGGAGTTCGGGTGGAGCTGCCCAGCAACCAACCGATCGTCCTGCTCAGGGAGGTCGAGGGGGACCGCTATCTGCCGATCTGGATCGGCGCGGTCGAGGCCACGGCTATCGCTTATGAGCAGCAGGGGGTCAAGCCGGCCCGGCCGTTGACGCATGATCTTCTGCGGGACGTGTTGGCGGCGTTGAAGGCGCCCTTGCAGGCGGTGGAGATCACCGAACTCAAGGAGAACGTGTTCTACGCGGACCTGTTGATCGGCGACGGGGTGCGGGTGTCGGCGCGGCCGAGCGATTCGATCGCGTTGGCGTTGCGTGTCGGTGCGCCGATTCGTTGTGCGGAGCAGGTCCTCAGCGAGGCGGGGATCGTCATCCCTGATGAGCAGGAGGACGAGGTGGAGAAGTTCCGTGAGTTCCTGGACCAGGTGCGTCCGGAGGATTTCGCGGGCTGA
- the ftsR gene encoding transcriptional regulator FtsR, with protein sequence MSIGEVLGQLRVDFPDTTISKLRFLEAEGLVEPQRTAAGYRKYSWDDVARLRFVLTAQRDKYLPLRVIREQLAEWDSSGEQPGRSRPALVAVGPDGAVPGRESVEPAESSQVRLGRADLVARSGIDESTLVELERLGVLVSDPPGWYDADALIIASAVAGLASYGLEPRHLRGYRTAADREVGLFAQLVAPLARQSDPAARARAAETARELVALSEQLHAALVRVGLRSTLGR encoded by the coding sequence ATGAGCATCGGTGAGGTGCTTGGGCAGTTGCGGGTGGATTTTCCGGACACCACGATTTCGAAGCTGCGGTTCCTTGAGGCCGAGGGTCTGGTCGAGCCGCAGCGGACGGCGGCGGGTTACCGGAAGTACAGCTGGGACGATGTGGCGCGGTTGCGGTTCGTGTTGACCGCGCAGCGGGACAAGTACCTGCCGTTGCGGGTGATCCGTGAGCAGTTGGCGGAGTGGGACTCGTCCGGTGAGCAGCCGGGGCGGTCGCGTCCGGCGTTGGTGGCGGTTGGTCCCGATGGTGCGGTGCCGGGTCGTGAGTCGGTGGAGCCGGCCGAGTCGTCGCAGGTGCGACTCGGCCGGGCGGACCTGGTGGCGCGTAGTGGGATCGACGAGTCGACGCTTGTGGAGTTGGAGCGGCTCGGTGTGCTGGTGTCGGATCCGCCGGGGTGGTATGACGCGGACGCGTTGATCATCGCGTCGGCGGTGGCGGGTTTGGCGTCGTACGGGTTGGAGCCGCGGCACCTGCGGGGTTATCGGACGGCGGCGGACCGTGAGGTCGGTTTGTTCGCGCAGTTGGTGGCGCCGTTGGCGCGGCAGAGTGATCCGGCGGCGCGGGCGCGGGCGGCGGAGACGGCGCGTGAGTTGGTGGCGTTGTCGGAGCAGTTGCACGCGGCGTTGGTGCGGGTGGGTTTGCGTTCGACGTTGGGTCGGTGA
- the odhI gene encoding oxoglutarate dehydrogenase inhibitor Odhl produces MTRPDDEFPPLDVTSTLNLGSLDEVLEGPDTDVVPSRMSGSLPPGMALLVVRRGPNAGARFLLDHDVTTSGRHPDSDIFLDDVTVSRRHAEFHRDGGTFTVRDVGSLNGTYVNRERVEAATLSNGDEVQIGKFRVVFIAGPRPEEEAGRG; encoded by the coding sequence ATGACGCGGCCAGACGACGAGTTCCCCCCACTCGACGTCACTTCGACGCTCAATCTCGGTTCGCTCGACGAAGTGCTGGAGGGGCCGGACACCGATGTGGTGCCGAGCCGGATGTCCGGTTCGTTGCCGCCGGGTATGGCGCTGCTGGTGGTTCGTCGAGGCCCGAATGCGGGTGCCCGGTTCCTGTTGGACCACGATGTGACGACCAGTGGCCGGCACCCGGACAGTGACATCTTCCTCGATGACGTGACGGTGTCGCGTCGGCACGCGGAGTTCCACCGTGACGGTGGGACGTTCACGGTGCGCGACGTGGGCAGCCTGAATGGCACGTACGTGAATCGTGAGCGGGTCGAGGCGGCCACGCTGAGCAATGGTGACGAGGTTCAGATCGGTAAGTTCCGGGTGGTGTTCATCGCCGGTCCGCGCCCGGAGGAGGAGGCCGGCCGGGGGTGA
- the gcvH gene encoding glycine cleavage system protein GcvH, with protein sequence MIPEDLRYTAEHEWVAGDGTGSIRVGITHFAQDALGDIVYVQLPEAGAVVAAGDSLGEIESTKSVSEIYAPVAGTVSARNEALGDTPELINTDPYGEGWLVEITPNDPTATDGLLTAGAYQKITEG encoded by the coding sequence GTGATTCCTGAGGATCTGCGATACACCGCCGAGCACGAGTGGGTGGCGGGTGACGGCACGGGTTCGATCCGGGTCGGCATCACGCACTTCGCGCAGGACGCGCTGGGTGACATCGTGTACGTGCAGTTGCCCGAGGCGGGTGCGGTGGTCGCGGCCGGTGATTCGCTGGGTGAGATCGAGTCGACCAAGAGTGTGTCGGAGATCTACGCGCCGGTGGCCGGTACGGTTTCGGCGCGCAACGAGGCGTTGGGTGACACGCCTGAGCTGATCAACACTGATCCGTACGGTGAGGGTTGGTTGGTGGAGATCACGCCGAATGATCCGACGGCGACGGACGGGTTGCTGACGGCGGGCGCTTATCAGAAGATCACCGAAGGCTGA
- a CDS encoding DUF881 domain-containing protein yields the protein MSDEQTDTGTGWPQPAGPARPGGPAGEPDPRPDSPDPDELSPLVPQEPVEPERPDADPAVEPGAEPVDDGATVDLSAMSRSGEPVAGSDGLAEPAGEPEPTGEPEPAGEPEPAGEPEPAGESVAPVAAGRSRWSGAGVMIVALLALLGFTLVVQLKTTSTDPTLGATRQEDLVRILSDLDARESRLQQDIRALEDSQRQLHSGEQGRQAALDEATRRADELGILAGTLPAVGPGLTVQFDAGVQPITANRVLDAVQELRGAGAEAMQISGGDRATVRVIASTYFLDDNGSLVVEGRRLTGPYTITVIGDPATMRTALNIPGGVVASVRGVGGNVTFGEREVAEVSALHAPIKLEHARPVS from the coding sequence ATGAGTGACGAGCAGACCGACACGGGGACCGGGTGGCCGCAGCCGGCGGGTCCGGCGCGGCCGGGTGGGCCGGCGGGTGAGCCGGATCCGCGGCCGGATTCGCCGGATCCGGACGAGTTGAGCCCGTTGGTCCCGCAGGAGCCCGTGGAGCCGGAGCGGCCGGACGCGGATCCCGCTGTGGAGCCGGGTGCGGAGCCGGTCGATGACGGTGCGACGGTGGACCTGAGCGCCATGTCGCGGTCGGGGGAGCCGGTGGCGGGTTCCGACGGGTTGGCGGAGCCTGCGGGGGAGCCGGAGCCGACCGGGGAGCCGGAGCCGGCCGGGGAGCCGGAGCCGGCCGGGGAGCCGGAGCCGGCCGGGGAGTCGGTGGCGCCGGTGGCGGCGGGTCGGTCCCGGTGGAGTGGCGCCGGGGTGATGATCGTGGCGTTGTTGGCGTTGTTGGGCTTCACGTTGGTGGTGCAGTTGAAGACGACGTCGACGGATCCGACGTTGGGGGCGACGCGCCAGGAGGACCTGGTCCGGATCCTGTCGGATCTGGATGCGCGGGAGAGTCGTCTCCAGCAGGACATTCGTGCGTTGGAGGACAGTCAGCGGCAGTTGCACTCGGGTGAGCAGGGCCGTCAGGCGGCGTTGGACGAGGCGACGCGGCGGGCGGACGAGCTGGGCATCCTGGCGGGTACGTTGCCGGCGGTCGGGCCGGGGCTGACGGTGCAGTTCGATGCGGGTGTCCAGCCGATCACGGCGAACCGGGTGTTGGACGCGGTGCAGGAGCTGCGGGGTGCGGGTGCGGAGGCGATGCAGATCTCCGGTGGTGACCGGGCGACGGTGCGGGTCATCGCGTCGACGTACTTCCTCGATGACAACGGGTCGTTGGTGGTGGAGGGGCGTCGGTTGACGGGGCCGTACACGATCACGGTGATCGGTGATCCGGCGACGATGCGTACGGCGTTGAACATTCCTGGTGGGGTGGTGGCGTCGGTCCGGGGCGTCGGCGGTAACGTGACGTTTGGGGAGCGTGAGGTTGCCGAGGTTTCGGCGCTGCACGCTCCGATCAAGTTGGAACACGCCCGTCCGGTCTCCTGA
- a CDS encoding small basic family protein, with amino-acid sequence MIAVLALLAGVVLGVWLDPTVPAALQPYLPIAVVAALDAVFGGVRARLDRIFDDKQFVVSFISNVLVAGLIVYLGDQLGVGGQLSTGVVVVLGVRIFGNVAAIRRHLFRA; translated from the coding sequence ATGATCGCGGTGCTGGCGTTGCTCGCCGGTGTGGTGCTCGGTGTGTGGCTTGATCCCACAGTACCGGCGGCGTTGCAGCCGTACCTGCCGATCGCGGTGGTTGCCGCGTTGGACGCGGTGTTCGGTGGTGTGCGGGCCCGGTTGGACCGCATCTTCGACGACAAGCAGTTCGTCGTGTCGTTCATCTCGAACGTGCTGGTTGCCGGTCTGATCGTGTATCTGGGTGACCAGTTGGGGGTGGGCGGGCAGTTGTCCACCGGTGTGGTCGTCGTGTTGGGCGTCCGCATCTTCGGCAACGTGGCGGCGATCCGTCGGCACCTGTTCCGGGCGTAG
- a CDS encoding DUF881 domain-containing protein, producing the protein MSAPRPEKPRQDRVYAPDFLTELFRNPLDPGYADAAAARRRSASATPARGWRAWPTRSVSLVVVVMLGFLFAVAYRQTIADEPGRSQARSGLVAQIKERESQTDRLSTRADQLREEVSRQRDAALSGSAAARLRDLEASTGLGRVRGDGVVVRLADAPDNADAVTGAGAGPSRVLYSDLQGVANALWSAGAEAIAINGQRLTATSTIRSAGEAMLVDFRPVTGPYEVSAIGPGSLRRKFADSRNAALMREVAQTTGLSFGVRESDDLTLPAAPEPQLRYAKPSVSPSPSASGVRSGSPGSSGPKTTTSPSGGGR; encoded by the coding sequence GTGAGCGCCCCGCGGCCCGAGAAGCCCCGCCAGGACCGGGTGTACGCGCCGGACTTCCTCACCGAACTGTTTCGCAACCCGCTGGATCCGGGGTACGCGGACGCGGCGGCCGCCCGCCGTCGTTCCGCGTCCGCCACGCCGGCCCGGGGGTGGCGTGCCTGGCCGACCCGGTCGGTCAGCCTGGTCGTGGTGGTGATGCTCGGTTTCCTGTTCGCGGTCGCGTACCGGCAGACGATCGCGGACGAGCCGGGGCGCAGCCAGGCCCGTTCCGGTCTGGTGGCGCAGATCAAGGAGCGGGAGAGCCAGACCGATCGGTTGTCCACGCGAGCGGACCAGCTGCGTGAAGAGGTCAGTCGGCAGCGGGACGCGGCGTTGAGCGGGTCGGCCGCCGCCCGGCTGCGGGACCTGGAGGCGAGCACGGGGCTGGGTCGGGTGCGCGGCGATGGTGTGGTGGTGCGGTTGGCGGACGCACCGGACAACGCGGACGCGGTGACCGGTGCCGGCGCTGGGCCGTCGCGGGTGCTCTACAGCGACCTGCAGGGGGTGGCGAACGCGTTGTGGAGTGCCGGCGCGGAGGCGATCGCCATCAACGGGCAGCGGTTGACGGCGACGTCGACGATCCGTTCGGCGGGTGAGGCGATGCTTGTGGATTTCCGGCCGGTGACCGGGCCGTACGAGGTGTCGGCGATCGGTCCGGGTTCGCTGCGGCGCAAGTTCGCGGACAGCCGTAACGCGGCGTTGATGCGGGAGGTCGCGCAGACGACCGGGTTGTCGTTCGGTGTGCGGGAGTCGGACGACCTCACCCTGCCGGCGGCTCCGGAGCCGCAGCTACGCTACGCGAAGCCGTCGGTCAGTCCGAGCCCTTCCGCGTCGGGTGTCCGGTCCGGCAGTCCCGGGTCGTCCGGCCCGAAGACGACCACTAGCCCCTCCGGAGGTGGCCGATGA
- a CDS encoding CDP-alcohol phosphatidyltransferase family protein: MSRRPARAEQPRDTGDEALGNQVLTLANLISFVRLLGVPLFLYLFLVERADVAAIIVLAIGGTTDWVDGWIARRLHQVSRLGELLDPFADRLYILATLVAFTAREVVPWQFTAALLARELLLLGSLAVLRRFGYGPPPVHYVGKTATFLLLAAFPVLLLATEWSAAATATAAIGWALAWWGLVLYWVAGGMYVVQAARLVRAARGRGAAQ; encoded by the coding sequence GTGTCGCGTCGGCCGGCTCGGGCAGAGCAACCGAGGGACACCGGTGACGAGGCCCTCGGCAACCAGGTGCTCACCCTGGCCAACCTGATCAGCTTCGTGCGGCTGCTGGGCGTACCCCTGTTCCTCTACCTGTTCCTCGTCGAGCGGGCCGACGTGGCGGCGATCATCGTCCTGGCCATCGGCGGCACCACGGACTGGGTCGACGGTTGGATCGCCCGCCGCCTGCACCAGGTGAGTCGACTCGGGGAGCTGCTCGACCCGTTCGCCGACCGGCTCTACATCCTTGCCACCCTGGTCGCCTTCACCGCGCGGGAGGTGGTGCCGTGGCAGTTCACCGCGGCGCTGCTGGCCCGTGAACTGCTGCTGCTCGGCTCGCTGGCGGTGCTGCGCCGCTTCGGCTACGGGCCGCCGCCGGTGCACTACGTGGGCAAGACCGCCACCTTCCTGCTGCTCGCGGCGTTCCCGGTGCTGCTGCTGGCCACCGAGTGGAGCGCGGCGGCGACGGCGACGGCCGCGATCGGTTGGGCGTTGGCCTGGTGGGGGCTGGTGCTCTACTGGGTGGCCGGCGGGATGTACGTGGTGCAGGCGGCTCGGCTGGTGCGCGCCGCGCGTGGCCGGGGAGCGGCGCAGTGA
- a CDS encoding MarR family winged helix-turn-helix transcriptional regulator: MERPADLAAAIDAAAGTLIAVLDSAAARHQVPPTQLRVLTLISSRPETNVNGLAELLDVVPSSASRLCDRLEATGLLRRVPDPRDRREVRLVATAAALTLLRQLAEQRQRAVQSVLDRMPARMQHDLLVALVAFGRAATQAVPEQQPDVVVQTA, from the coding sequence GTGGAGCGACCTGCGGATCTCGCCGCGGCGATCGACGCGGCCGCCGGGACGTTGATCGCCGTGCTCGACTCGGCCGCGGCGCGGCACCAGGTGCCGCCCACGCAGTTGCGGGTGCTGACCCTGATCAGCAGTCGACCGGAGACCAATGTCAACGGGTTGGCGGAGCTGCTGGATGTGGTGCCGTCGTCGGCGAGCCGCCTCTGCGACCGGCTGGAGGCGACCGGCCTGCTGCGCCGGGTGCCCGATCCGCGCGACCGGCGTGAGGTGCGGTTGGTGGCGACCGCGGCGGCGCTGACCCTGCTGCGGCAGTTGGCCGAGCAGCGGCAGCGAGCGGTGCAGTCGGTGCTGGATCGGATGCCGGCGCGGATGCAGCACGATCTGTTGGTGGCGTTGGTTGCGTTCGGTCGGGCGGCGACCCAGGCGGTGCCCGAGCAACAGCCCGACGTGGTGGTGCAGACGGCCTGA
- a CDS encoding PP2C family protein-serine/threonine phosphatase — MVDPPDVVSRALREAPPDQLAEAADRAIRSTLGALRTDVFVADYRISGLWPVLDPDLPAAGFLACHTVAQRCFSSQQPVRDSAAEGPCRLYLPLTVWGERLGVLMIELPAVPGPTVTGHAADIAGALAVAMRAADRETDRYRRARRRERLTMAAEMQWDLLPGRGVAHDAFHLAGQLEPAYTVGGDHFDWSLDGDRLTVTVLNGEGSGLAASMLTAVTVNAMRNARRSGGGLVEQAELASDTVFYQHRGRRYVSTLLLEVDTRTGRVRAVDAGSPHLLRMRGAVVEPIKLDQQLPLGMFAETRYELQELQLTPGDRLFVVSDGVWAAEPPGQEPYGQRVMARSLRATRLQPAAEAVGTVMRELHAYHADSDLRDDAVVVCLDWHGPRERGNE; from the coding sequence ATGGTGGACCCGCCGGACGTGGTGTCGCGCGCGCTGCGCGAGGCCCCGCCCGACCAGTTGGCGGAGGCGGCGGACCGGGCGATCCGGTCGACGCTGGGCGCGCTGCGCACCGACGTGTTCGTCGCCGACTACCGGATCAGCGGGCTCTGGCCGGTGCTGGATCCGGACCTGCCGGCGGCCGGGTTCCTGGCCTGCCACACCGTGGCCCAGCGGTGCTTCAGCAGCCAGCAACCGGTGCGCGACAGCGCCGCCGAGGGCCCCTGCCGGCTTTACCTGCCGTTGACGGTGTGGGGGGAGCGGCTGGGGGTGCTGATGATCGAGCTTCCCGCCGTCCCGGGTCCGACCGTCACCGGCCACGCGGCCGACATCGCCGGTGCTCTCGCGGTGGCGATGCGTGCGGCGGACCGGGAGACCGACCGTTACCGGCGGGCCCGTCGCCGTGAGCGGCTGACGATGGCCGCCGAGATGCAGTGGGATCTGCTGCCCGGGCGCGGCGTGGCGCACGACGCGTTCCACCTGGCCGGGCAACTCGAGCCGGCGTACACCGTGGGTGGGGACCACTTCGACTGGTCGCTGGACGGCGATCGGCTCACCGTGACCGTGCTCAACGGCGAGGGCAGTGGTCTGGCCGCGTCGATGCTGACGGCCGTCACGGTGAACGCGATGCGCAACGCGCGTCGCTCCGGTGGCGGCCTGGTGGAGCAGGCCGAGCTTGCCTCGGACACGGTCTTCTACCAGCACCGGGGCCGCCGGTACGTGTCCACCCTGCTGCTCGAAGTGGACACTCGCACCGGCCGGGTGCGGGCGGTCGACGCGGGCTCCCCGCACCTGCTGCGGATGCGCGGGGCGGTGGTGGAGCCGATCAAGCTGGATCAGCAGTTGCCGCTGGGCATGTTCGCGGAGACCCGCTACGAGCTGCAGGAGCTGCAACTCACGCCGGGTGACCGCCTCTTCGTGGTCAGCGACGGGGTGTGGGCCGCCGAACCACCGGGCCAGGAGCCGTACGGGCAACGGGTGATGGCCCGCTCCCTGCGCGCCACACGGTTGCAGCCGGCGGCTGAGGCGGTTGGTACGGTGATGCGCGAACTGCACGCCTACCACGCGGACTCCGATCTGCGCGACGACGCCGTCGTGGTCTGTCTGGACTGGCACGGTCCGCGTGAGCGGGGCAACGAGTGA
- a CDS encoding SAM-dependent methyltransferase, translating into MGEPEQPSTARMIDFWLGGEHHFPVDVAAASAFEQAYGPCAPVFRELREFLGRTVRAMVAHGVDGFLVFGAGVPTMGNVHEVATDATVLYTDVDPVTIRLGQSILAGSDRAGYGFGDATDIGTIDPAQLHRFVPGWGRRPVGVVFLGLAAFLDDATLTRTLDELYAGAAPGSLLAVDFDTEELAGHPQALAMMGPQFRMRPPAAFAPLLGRWAPTADGIVPVAQWRPEGAPVQVPDAFHGVLATRGGD; encoded by the coding sequence ATGGGTGAACCGGAGCAGCCGAGCACCGCACGCATGATCGACTTTTGGCTCGGTGGGGAGCACCACTTCCCGGTCGACGTGGCCGCCGCGAGCGCGTTCGAGCAGGCGTACGGGCCGTGCGCGCCGGTGTTCCGGGAGTTGCGGGAGTTCCTGGGCCGGACGGTGCGGGCCATGGTCGCCCACGGCGTGGACGGTTTTCTGGTGTTCGGCGCCGGGGTGCCCACGATGGGCAACGTGCACGAGGTCGCCACCGACGCGACCGTGCTCTACACCGACGTCGACCCGGTGACCATCCGGCTGGGGCAGAGCATCCTCGCCGGCAGCGACCGGGCCGGTTACGGCTTCGGTGACGCGACCGACATCGGCACGATCGACCCGGCGCAGCTGCACCGGTTCGTTCCGGGTTGGGGCCGCAGGCCGGTCGGCGTGGTCTTTCTCGGGCTCGCCGCGTTCCTCGACGACGCTACGCTGACCCGCACGCTCGACGAGTTGTACGCCGGCGCGGCGCCGGGCAGCCTGCTGGCCGTGGACTTCGATACCGAGGAACTGGCGGGTCATCCACAGGCGCTGGCGATGATGGGGCCGCAGTTCCGGATGCGTCCACCGGCGGCGTTCGCGCCGCTGCTGGGTCGGTGGGCGCCGACGGCGGACGGGATCGTCCCGGTCGCCCAGTGGAGGCCGGAGGGCGCACCGGTGCAGGTGCCCGACGCGTTTCACGGTGTGCTCGCGACCCGTGGTGGCGACTGA